The proteins below are encoded in one region of Enhydrobacter sp.:
- a CDS encoding fumarylacetoacetate hydrolase family protein produces MNPQEIEALADRIAEFRRARVPLDFLAGATAGLSEEDAYKVQFAVHDRLTDRGQNRLAGWKVAFAVPAQYEPLKLSGPAFAGIYQDGVRQSGEVFHPGWPIKAGVECEMVARMARDVTAGSTPYTAESIRPYVANLYCGMEVVENRYGNDVAKLGGPGRIADDVLQAACIVGTEIEDWQKVDFAKVQGRSEFEGKEIGAGPGANVMGGALVSLAWLANKLISYGKRLMAGDVVLTGSVHPPVFLPGPGRAKAEFVGLGSAEITVK; encoded by the coding sequence GTGAACCCACAGGAAATCGAAGCGCTGGCCGACCGTATCGCCGAGTTCCGCCGCGCGCGGGTCCCGCTCGACTTCCTCGCCGGCGCGACCGCCGGTCTGTCGGAGGAGGACGCCTACAAGGTCCAGTTCGCGGTGCACGACCGGCTGACCGACAGGGGACAGAACCGGCTTGCCGGCTGGAAGGTGGCTTTCGCCGTGCCGGCGCAATACGAGCCGCTGAAGCTGTCGGGACCGGCCTTCGCCGGCATCTACCAGGACGGCGTTCGCCAGAGCGGCGAGGTGTTCCATCCAGGGTGGCCGATCAAGGCCGGCGTGGAATGCGAGATGGTGGCGCGGATGGCGCGCGACGTGACTGCCGGCAGCACGCCCTACACCGCCGAGAGCATCAGGCCTTACGTCGCCAATCTTTATTGCGGCATGGAAGTGGTGGAGAACCGCTACGGCAACGACGTCGCCAAGCTCGGCGGTCCCGGACGCATCGCCGACGACGTCCTGCAAGCGGCCTGCATCGTCGGCACCGAGATCGAGGACTGGCAGAAGGTCGACTTCGCCAAGGTGCAGGGCCGCTCGGAGTTCGAAGGCAAGGAGATCGGTGCCGGCCCGGGCGCCAACGTGATGGGCGGTGCGCTGGTGTCGCTCGCCTGGCTTGCCAACAAGCTGATCTCCTATGGCAAGCGTCTGATGGCGGGAGACGTCGTCCTGACCGGCTCCGTCCATCCGCCGGTGTTCCTGCCGGGCCCGGGAAGGGCGAAGGCGGAGTTCGTCGGTCTGGGAAGCGCGGAGATCACGGTCAAATAG
- a CDS encoding 3-hydroxyacyl-CoA dehydrogenase NAD-binding domain-containing protein: MIDYNVDTDGIATITWDMPGRTMNVLNEASLTAYAEALEKALKDEKVKGIILASGKADFIAGADLDMLLNVDTSDAAKLMDQFGQLQKMFRRQETGGKPMVAAINGTALGGGFEICLACHHRIAAANPRAKVGQPEVKIGLLPGGGGTQRIPRLIGVMNAAPILLEGKDLPVETAKSMGLIHEVVPADQLLAKAKEWLMAPASEQVVPEYAGKGAKPIDGRAVQPWDRKGFKVPGFPGGQVWSPVGVQTFIGGNAMIAGKTNGVYPAPKAIMSCVYEGLQVPFDAALRIETRYFVSLLRDPVAKSMIRTLFFGLQEANKLARRPKDVSKQEYSRIGILGAGLMGAGIATVSVQAGLEIVLVDRDQPSADKGKAHIADELGKLVKRGRLAQDKADAMLAKVTATADFGALKGCQLVVEAVFENREVKAEATKKAEAELAPDAIFASNTSTLPITGLAEASVRPKNFIGLHFFSPVEKMPLVEIIVGKKTSPETLARSMDFVQKIRKTPIVVNDSRGFFTSRVCGAFISEGHRLLKEGVPAAMIENCARLAGMPVGPLALNDEVAIDLSWKIMDQTRRDAEAAGKKYEPSGTEDVLELMVKKLDRFGRKNGKGFYDYPADGKKRLWPDLAKHFPPKPELLYGEGEAKRAKETEIKKRLLYVQALDTARCLEAKVLTAPQDGDVGSIMGLGFAPQTGGAISLIDQVGVKQFVAECNQLARKYGPQFKVPKLLRDMAAKGESFYGRPTAQAA, from the coding sequence ATGATTGACTACAACGTCGACACCGACGGCATCGCCACCATCACGTGGGATATGCCGGGCCGCACGATGAACGTGCTGAACGAAGCCTCCCTGACGGCCTATGCGGAGGCGCTGGAGAAGGCGCTGAAGGACGAGAAGGTGAAAGGCATCATCCTCGCCTCGGGCAAGGCCGACTTCATCGCCGGCGCCGATCTGGACATGCTCCTGAACGTCGACACGTCCGACGCGGCGAAGCTGATGGACCAGTTCGGCCAGCTCCAGAAGATGTTCCGCCGCCAGGAAACCGGCGGCAAGCCGATGGTGGCGGCCATCAACGGCACGGCGCTGGGCGGCGGCTTCGAGATCTGCCTCGCCTGTCACCATCGCATCGCCGCCGCCAACCCCAGAGCCAAGGTCGGCCAGCCGGAGGTGAAGATCGGCCTGCTGCCGGGCGGCGGCGGCACGCAGCGCATTCCGCGCCTGATCGGCGTCATGAACGCCGCGCCGATCCTGCTCGAAGGCAAGGACCTGCCGGTCGAGACAGCCAAGAGCATGGGCCTGATCCACGAGGTCGTGCCGGCGGACCAGCTCCTGGCCAAGGCCAAGGAATGGTTGATGGCCCCGGCCTCGGAGCAGGTCGTGCCGGAATATGCCGGCAAGGGCGCCAAGCCGATCGACGGTCGCGCGGTGCAGCCGTGGGATCGCAAGGGCTTCAAGGTGCCGGGTTTCCCCGGCGGCCAGGTCTGGAGCCCGGTCGGCGTGCAGACCTTCATCGGCGGCAATGCCATGATCGCGGGCAAGACCAACGGCGTCTATCCCGCGCCCAAGGCGATCATGAGCTGCGTCTACGAGGGCCTGCAGGTTCCGTTCGACGCGGCGCTCCGCATCGAGACGCGCTATTTCGTGTCGCTGCTGCGCGATCCCGTCGCCAAGAGCATGATCCGCACGCTGTTCTTCGGCCTGCAGGAAGCGAACAAGCTCGCCCGCCGGCCCAAGGACGTGTCGAAGCAGGAATACAGCAGGATCGGCATTTTGGGCGCCGGCCTGATGGGCGCGGGCATCGCCACCGTGTCGGTGCAGGCGGGCCTCGAGATCGTGCTGGTCGACCGCGATCAGCCTTCGGCCGACAAGGGCAAGGCGCATATCGCCGACGAGCTCGGCAAGCTCGTGAAGCGCGGCCGTCTCGCCCAGGACAAGGCCGACGCGATGCTCGCCAAAGTGACGGCCACGGCCGACTTCGGAGCGCTCAAGGGCTGCCAGCTCGTGGTCGAGGCGGTGTTCGAGAACCGCGAGGTCAAGGCCGAGGCGACGAAGAAGGCCGAAGCGGAGCTCGCCCCCGACGCGATCTTCGCCTCCAACACCTCGACGCTGCCGATCACCGGTCTCGCCGAGGCGTCGGTGCGGCCGAAGAACTTCATCGGCCTGCATTTCTTCTCGCCCGTCGAGAAGATGCCGCTGGTCGAGATCATCGTCGGCAAGAAGACCTCGCCCGAGACCCTGGCGCGCTCGATGGACTTCGTGCAGAAGATCCGCAAGACGCCGATCGTGGTGAACGACAGCCGCGGCTTCTTCACCTCGCGCGTCTGCGGCGCCTTCATCAGCGAGGGCCATCGCCTGCTGAAGGAAGGGGTGCCGGCGGCGATGATCGAGAATTGCGCACGCCTGGCCGGCATGCCGGTCGGGCCGCTGGCGCTGAACGACGAGGTCGCGATCGATCTTTCGTGGAAGATCATGGACCAGACGCGGCGCGATGCCGAGGCCGCCGGCAAGAAGTACGAGCCCTCGGGCACCGAGGACGTGCTCGAGCTGATGGTGAAGAAGCTCGACCGCTTCGGCCGCAAGAACGGCAAGGGCTTCTACGACTATCCGGCCGACGGCAAGAAGCGTCTGTGGCCCGATCTCGCCAAGCACTTCCCGCCCAAGCCGGAACTGCTCTACGGCGAGGGCGAAGCCAAGCGCGCCAAGGAGACCGAGATCAAGAAGCGGCTGCTCTATGTGCAGGCGCTCGACACGGCGCGATGCCTGGAGGCCAAGGTGCTCACGGCGCCGCAGGACGGCGATGTCGGCTCGATCATGGGGCTCGGCTTCGCGCCGCAGACCGGCGGCGCCATCAGCCTGATCGACCAGGTCGGCGTGAAGCAGTTCGTCGCCGAGTGCAACCAGCTTGCGCGGAAATACGGGCCGCAGTTCAAGGTGCCAAAGCTGCTGCGTGACATGGCGGCCAAGGGCGAGAGCTTCTACGGCCGGCCGACCGCACAGGCGGCCTAG